A window from Halomicrobium urmianum encodes these proteins:
- a CDS encoding DUF2110 family protein yields the protein MVVLATKLYVEGDARERALDSLTSLVADRLADLDADVDVGVREDDFPSVTVEGDDATAARNLLGEEFGEVVPEHEAGETYVGTLEAWDEDGFVLDAGFGNQVQVPTDEIGLGQGSPEQIRTRFGLVQHVPLEFVAGDGDEPARLSDDARDELYEWTRGTGRVNVNSATRSEVRATVNRAGHAEDIVTVERLGLLEQSIVCREDTDPPGLLASIGQYLPSELLCVVP from the coding sequence ATGGTCGTACTCGCGACGAAGCTGTACGTCGAAGGCGACGCCCGCGAGCGGGCGCTGGACTCGCTGACGTCGCTGGTCGCCGACCGGCTGGCGGACCTCGACGCCGACGTCGATGTCGGGGTGCGCGAGGACGACTTCCCCTCGGTGACCGTCGAGGGCGACGACGCCACGGCCGCCCGGAACCTCCTCGGGGAGGAGTTCGGCGAGGTCGTCCCCGAGCACGAGGCCGGCGAGACCTACGTGGGTACCCTCGAGGCCTGGGACGAGGACGGGTTCGTCCTCGACGCCGGATTCGGGAATCAGGTGCAGGTGCCGACCGACGAGATCGGCCTCGGGCAGGGGTCGCCCGAGCAGATCCGGACGCGCTTCGGCCTCGTCCAGCACGTCCCGCTGGAGTTCGTCGCGGGCGACGGGGACGAGCCGGCCCGCCTCAGCGACGACGCCCGGGACGAACTGTACGAGTGGACCCGGGGGACCGGGCGCGTGAATGTCAACAGCGCGACCCGCTCGGAGGTCCGGGCGACGGTCAACCGCGCCGGCCACGCCGAGGACATCGTCACGGTCGAGCGGCTGGGGCTGCTGGAGCAGTCCATCGTCTGCCGCGAGGACACGGACCCGCCGGGACTGCTCGCGAGCATCGGGCAATATCTCCCGTCGGAGCTGCTCTGCGTCGTGCCATGA
- a CDS encoding ATP-NAD kinase family protein — translation MRTIGFVVNPVAGMGGRVGLKGTDGKVEEARERGAEQRAPDRARAALDALADYGDDVKLLTWGDPMGAEITREAGFDPEVLGEPAAGAGGDTTVEDTRAAVRAFLERDVDLILFVGGDGTAVDVVEALGDADVPMLGVPAGVKVYSSVFGVSPRAAGQVAATFADVERAEVNDVDEDEFRAGQVETELRGVATVPAADQRQSAKQLGGGSVEALAEAVAEDVREGVTYVLGPGSTVGAIEAELGFDGTTLGVDVWRDGEVIVADASESEILDALGDENVVVVSPIGGQGFVFGRGNQQLSPAVIRQCEVEVVASRRKLDTVGALRVDTGDPALDEGLRGWLRVRVGAFERRLMEVV, via the coding sequence ATGCGAACCATCGGGTTCGTCGTCAACCCCGTCGCCGGCATGGGCGGTCGCGTCGGGCTGAAGGGTACAGACGGCAAGGTCGAGGAGGCCCGCGAGCGGGGCGCCGAGCAGCGGGCCCCCGACCGGGCGCGGGCGGCGCTGGACGCGCTCGCCGACTACGGCGACGACGTAAAACTCCTGACCTGGGGCGACCCGATGGGCGCCGAGATAACCCGCGAGGCCGGGTTCGATCCCGAGGTGCTGGGCGAACCGGCCGCGGGCGCGGGCGGCGACACGACCGTCGAGGACACGCGAGCGGCGGTCCGTGCCTTTCTGGAGCGGGACGTCGACCTGATCCTGTTCGTTGGGGGCGACGGGACTGCAGTCGACGTGGTCGAGGCGCTGGGCGACGCCGACGTCCCGATGCTGGGCGTCCCGGCGGGCGTGAAGGTCTACTCGTCGGTGTTCGGCGTCTCGCCGCGGGCCGCCGGCCAGGTGGCGGCGACGTTCGCGGACGTCGAGCGCGCCGAGGTCAACGACGTCGACGAGGACGAGTTCCGGGCGGGCCAGGTCGAGACGGAGCTACGGGGCGTCGCCACCGTACCGGCGGCCGACCAGCGCCAGTCGGCCAAGCAGCTCGGCGGCGGGTCCGTCGAGGCGCTGGCCGAGGCGGTTGCCGAGGACGTCCGCGAGGGGGTCACGTACGTCCTCGGGCCGGGCAGCACCGTCGGCGCGATCGAGGCGGAACTGGGCTTCGACGGGACGACGCTGGGCGTGGACGTCTGGCGCGACGGCGAGGTGATCGTCGCGGACGCCAGCGAGTCCGAGATTCTCGACGCCCTGGGCGACGAGAACGTCGTCGTCGTCTCGCCCATCGGCGGGCAGGGGTTCGTGTTCGGCCGCGGCAACCAGCAGCTCTCGCCCGCCGTGATCCGGCAGTGCGAGGTCGAGGTGGTGGCCTCCCGGCGAAAGCTCGACACCGTCGGGGCGCTCCGGGTCGACACCGGCGATCCGGCCCTCGACGAGGGGCTGCGGGGGTGGCTGCGCGTCCGCGTGGGCGCGTTCGAGCGGCGGCTGATGGAAGTCGTGTGA
- a CDS encoding DUF5803 family protein, with protein MRRRLAILGLLAVLAALAGCGSILGPGDPDPEDLNRNATYDWSDEADTYIVVNRSSFKGVYDVSDNDTLEAYRTDDLGRDRHLPIESLRYRFPNGTVVTPAEHDGLSAEQTRQRTIVHVPNGSDGRVAFVAPRHGKQFVTPVFVDGSHAVTLPPNARVGVPLLSQVDPGGYETDVDGERMTIRWDEISGERLRVRYYLQRDLLIFGAVVVAAVVIGSGGALYYYRQIQRLKRRREESGIDVGDDDDPRDRGPPPGMR; from the coding sequence ATGAGGCGACGGCTGGCGATCCTGGGGCTGCTGGCGGTTCTCGCGGCGCTGGCGGGCTGCGGGTCGATACTCGGCCCGGGCGACCCCGACCCGGAGGACCTCAACAGGAACGCCACCTACGACTGGAGCGACGAGGCCGACACGTACATCGTCGTCAACCGGTCGTCGTTCAAGGGCGTCTACGACGTCTCCGACAACGATACCCTCGAGGCCTACCGGACCGACGACCTCGGACGCGACCGTCACCTCCCCATCGAGTCGCTGCGGTACCGCTTCCCGAACGGGACCGTCGTGACGCCGGCCGAACACGACGGCCTGTCGGCCGAGCAGACGCGCCAGCGGACCATCGTCCACGTCCCCAACGGCAGCGACGGCCGGGTCGCCTTCGTCGCCCCCCGCCACGGCAAGCAGTTCGTGACGCCCGTGTTCGTCGACGGGTCCCACGCCGTCACGCTGCCGCCGAACGCCCGCGTGGGCGTGCCGCTGCTCTCGCAGGTCGACCCCGGCGGCTACGAGACCGATGTCGACGGCGAGCGCATGACGATCCGCTGGGACGAGATCTCCGGCGAGCGGCTCCGGGTGCGCTACTACCTCCAGCGCGACCTGCTCATCTTCGGGGCCGTGGTCGTCGCGGCCGTCGTCATCGGAAGCGGCGGCGCGCTGTACTACTACCGCCAGATCCAGCGGCTGAAGCGCCGCCGCGAGGAGAGCGGCATCGACGTCGGCGACGACGACGACCCCCGGGACCGCGGACCGCCGCCCGGGATGCGCTGA
- a CDS encoding carbon-nitrogen family hydrolase codes for MSREGAGDAAAESAGDGGTEGDAADGPLDLALAQIAVEPADLSGNVGRAEDAIGRAADRGADLVVLPELFDVGYFAFDSYVRTAQPLGGERLTRLRKVAAERGVALLAGTVVEDLAGSAAAGFETPADEGYANTAVLFDADGERRLVYRKHHLFGYGSEAPDRLTPGERLTTADVGGFTVAVTTCYDLRFPELYRRLVDRGVTLVLVPSAWPYPRIEHWKLFPRARAVENLVYVAAVNGVGTFENAELLGRSAVYDPWGTRIAAGGDEPALVTAAADPERVAAVREEFPALDDRRY; via the coding sequence ATGAGCCGCGAGGGAGCCGGCGACGCGGCCGCCGAGAGCGCCGGTGATGGCGGCACCGAAGGCGACGCTGCCGACGGCCCGCTCGACCTGGCGCTCGCGCAGATAGCGGTCGAACCGGCCGACCTGTCGGGCAACGTCGGGCGGGCGGAAGACGCAATCGGGCGCGCCGCCGACCGCGGCGCCGACCTCGTCGTGCTCCCGGAACTATTCGACGTCGGCTACTTCGCGTTCGACAGCTACGTGCGGACCGCCCAGCCGCTCGGCGGCGAGCGACTGACGCGCCTGCGAAAGGTGGCCGCCGAGCGCGGCGTCGCCCTGCTCGCGGGCACCGTCGTGGAGGACCTGGCGGGGAGCGCAGCGGCGGGGTTCGAGACGCCCGCAGACGAGGGGTACGCCAACACCGCGGTGCTGTTCGACGCCGACGGCGAGCGCCGCCTGGTCTACCGCAAGCACCACCTCTTCGGCTACGGGTCCGAGGCCCCCGACCGGTTGACGCCGGGCGAGCGCCTGACGACGGCCGACGTCGGCGGGTTCACCGTCGCCGTCACGACCTGCTACGACCTGCGGTTCCCCGAGCTGTACCGCCGGCTCGTCGACCGCGGAGTGACGCTCGTCCTGGTGCCCAGCGCCTGGCCGTACCCGCGGATCGAGCACTGGAAGCTGTTCCCGCGGGCGCGGGCCGTGGAGAACCTCGTGTACGTCGCCGCGGTCAACGGCGTCGGTACCTTCGAGAACGCCGAGTTGCTGGGTCGCTCGGCCGTCTACGATCCCTGGGGGACGCGGATCGCGGCGGGGGGCGACGAGCCGGCGCTGGTGACCGCCGCGGCCGATCCAGAACGGGTCGCGGCGGTCCGCGAGGAGTTCCCCGCACTCGACGACCGCCGCTACTGA
- the tfe gene encoding transcription factor E has protein sequence MAFEDLLEDPVIQKYLHELVGPKGMPVAAAPPDGEVTDEELAEELGLELNDVRRALFILYENDLASYRRLRDEDSGWLTYLWTFHYENIPEKLEEEMHRLLDALEARQAYEQENEFYLCETCGIRFEFDEAMEFGFECPECGNQVEAMENTRLVEAMEGRIAQLRDELNVDIEEAEV, from the coding sequence ATGGCTTTTGAGGATCTCCTGGAGGACCCGGTGATACAGAAGTACCTCCACGAACTCGTCGGCCCGAAGGGGATGCCCGTGGCGGCGGCACCGCCGGACGGGGAAGTGACGGACGAAGAACTGGCCGAGGAGCTCGGACTGGAGCTGAACGACGTCCGCCGGGCGCTGTTCATCCTCTACGAGAACGACCTGGCCTCCTACCGCCGCCTGCGCGACGAGGACTCCGGGTGGCTCACCTACCTCTGGACGTTCCACTACGAGAACATCCCGGAGAAGCTCGAGGAGGAGATGCACCGCCTGCTCGACGCGCTCGAGGCGCGCCAGGCCTACGAGCAGGAGAACGAGTTCTACCTCTGTGAGACCTGCGGCATCCGCTTCGAGTTCGACGAGGCCATGGAGTTCGGCTTCGAGTGCCCCGAGTGCGGCAACCAGGTCGAGGCGATGGAGAACACGCGCCTCGTCGAGGCGATGGAGGGCCGCATCGCGCAGCTGCGCGACGAACTGAACGTCGACATCGAGGAAGCCGAGGTCTGA
- a CDS encoding aldehyde dehydrogenase family protein, protein MAQSPSDPGGHYVDGEWIDGVGDETFESEDPATRESLATFRRGTEADVERAVAAAEEAADEWRALSYIDRAEYLWDVYHELRDRTDELGEVVTKECGKEISEGRADVVEAAHMVEWAAGNARHGHGEVIPSEIASKDSYTRRKPKGVVGCITPWNFPVAIPFWHMAVSLVEGNTVVWKPAEQTPWCGQIVAEMMVDAGIPDGVFNMVQGFGDAGAAVVDDERVDTVLFTGSAEVGHAIADQIGGQPGRNACCEMGGKNAIVITENADLDLAVHSAVMSSFKTTGQRCVSSERLIVHEEVYDTFKERFVDLAASVSVGDPLSEDAFMGPVVSEAQVEKFGQYNDLARQEGAEVLVDREELDAEEVPEGFGDGFWVGPFVYEMDYDPDVRVLKEEVFSPHVALIEYDGTIEDAVEIHNDVPYGLAGAIVSEDYRQINYYRDHAEVGLAYANLPCIGAEVQLPFGGVKKSGIGPAHAAGVIDAVTERTAWTLNNGEDIALAQGLSADIKTEDDE, encoded by the coding sequence ATGGCTCAGTCACCGAGCGACCCCGGCGGCCACTACGTCGACGGCGAGTGGATCGACGGGGTCGGCGACGAGACGTTCGAGAGCGAGGACCCGGCGACCAGAGAGTCGCTGGCGACGTTCCGGCGGGGGACCGAGGCCGACGTCGAGCGGGCGGTCGCGGCGGCTGAAGAGGCGGCCGACGAGTGGCGTGCCCTCTCCTATATCGACCGCGCGGAGTACCTCTGGGACGTCTACCACGAACTGCGCGACCGGACGGACGAGCTGGGCGAGGTCGTCACGAAGGAGTGCGGCAAGGAGATCAGCGAGGGGCGGGCCGACGTGGTCGAGGCCGCGCACATGGTCGAGTGGGCGGCGGGCAACGCCCGCCACGGCCACGGCGAGGTGATCCCCAGCGAGATTGCCAGCAAGGACTCTTACACCCGCCGGAAGCCCAAGGGCGTCGTCGGCTGCATCACGCCGTGGAACTTCCCGGTCGCCATCCCCTTCTGGCACATGGCGGTGTCGCTGGTCGAGGGCAACACGGTCGTCTGGAAGCCCGCCGAGCAGACGCCCTGGTGCGGCCAGATCGTTGCGGAGATGATGGTCGACGCGGGGATCCCCGACGGGGTGTTCAACATGGTGCAGGGGTTCGGCGACGCCGGCGCGGCCGTCGTCGACGACGAGCGGGTCGACACGGTCCTCTTTACCGGCTCAGCCGAGGTCGGCCACGCAATCGCCGACCAGATCGGCGGCCAGCCCGGCCGCAACGCCTGCTGCGAGATGGGCGGGAAGAACGCCATCGTGATCACCGAGAACGCGGACCTGGACCTGGCCGTCCACTCGGCGGTGATGTCCTCGTTCAAGACCACCGGCCAGCGCTGCGTCTCCTCGGAGCGCCTGATCGTCCACGAAGAGGTGTACGACACGTTCAAAGAGCGGTTCGTCGACCTCGCGGCGTCCGTCTCCGTGGGCGACCCCCTCTCCGAGGACGCCTTCATGGGGCCCGTCGTCAGCGAGGCCCAGGTCGAGAAGTTCGGGCAGTACAACGACCTCGCCCGGCAGGAGGGCGCGGAGGTGCTGGTCGACCGCGAGGAACTCGACGCCGAGGAGGTCCCCGAGGGCTTCGGGGACGGCTTCTGGGTCGGCCCGTTCGTCTACGAGATGGACTACGACCCCGACGTCCGGGTCCTGAAGGAGGAGGTGTTCTCGCCCCACGTCGCCCTGATCGAGTACGACGGTACGATCGAGGACGCCGTCGAGATACACAACGACGTGCCCTACGGGCTGGCCGGCGCGATCGTCTCGGAGGACTACCGGCAGATCAACTACTACCGCGACCACGCCGAGGTCGGGCTGGCGTACGCCAACCTGCCCTGCATCGGTGCCGAGGTCCAGCTGCCCTTCGGCGGCGTCAAGAAGTCCGGCATCGGCCCCGCTCACGCCGCCGGAGTCATCGACGCCGTCACCGAGCGGACGGCCTGGACGCTCAACAACGGCGAGGACATCGCACTGGCCCAGGGTCTGTCGGCGGACATCAAAACGGAGGACGACGAGTAA
- a CDS encoding competence/damage-inducible protein A, with product MQVALVTVGDEILAGDTVNTNAAWLGRELAERGVDVERTTVVPDRVEDIAGVVRDYHTGYDAVIVTGGLGPTHDDVTMEGVAAAFDRDVVESEEALRWLEEDGYSRDDLTEGTGDVPEGARVLPNREGVAPGCVVEDCYVLPGVPDEMKRMFEDVDEEFAGEVRHVAVVEADEPESALLDRLRELRERFPVTVGSYPGDSVSVKIQGTDAEAVEEAAAWLDERVE from the coding sequence ATGCAGGTCGCGCTGGTAACAGTGGGAGACGAGATTCTGGCCGGCGACACCGTCAACACGAACGCCGCCTGGCTGGGGCGGGAACTCGCCGAGCGGGGCGTCGACGTCGAGCGAACGACGGTCGTGCCCGACCGTGTCGAGGACATCGCCGGCGTGGTCCGGGACTACCACACCGGCTACGACGCGGTGATCGTCACGGGCGGGCTCGGGCCGACCCACGACGACGTCACGATGGAGGGGGTCGCGGCCGCGTTCGACCGCGACGTGGTCGAGTCCGAGGAGGCGCTGCGCTGGCTGGAGGAGGACGGCTACTCGCGGGACGACCTCACCGAGGGCACGGGCGACGTGCCCGAGGGGGCCCGCGTCCTACCGAACCGAGAGGGGGTCGCGCCGGGCTGCGTCGTCGAGGACTGCTACGTCCTGCCGGGCGTCCCAGACGAGATGAAGCGGATGTTCGAGGACGTGGACGAGGAGTTCGCCGGCGAGGTCCGTCACGTCGCCGTCGTCGAGGCCGACGAGCCGGAGAGCGCGCTGCTCGACCGGCTCCGCGAACTGCGCGAGCGGTTCCCCGTGACCGTGGGGAGCTACCCCGGCGACTCGGTCAGCGTGAAGATTCAGGGGACCGACGCCGAGGCGGTCGAGGAAGCGGCCGCGTGGCTCGACGAGCGAGTCGAGTGA
- a CDS encoding phosphate signaling complex PhoU family protein — METRKVQRLGPSTLAMTLPAEWASAHDVEKGDEVSLRLGGKGTLTVLPESVQSEESEAIIHAVDLDASSVERAIVAQYVLGRRIIHVDAGEEGSLTSSHINAVYNAETQLMGLGVVEETPERITIRCSVDPEDFTLDNLLERLESTGSTMRNEAVKALAHGNPDLAQRALNRERQANKIFVLLLRLIFTSFQNPNLARAVGLEDGFPLIGYRSIAKNLELTADNAEDIAEIALEADDHSLVVDESTMRRIREFTDQINEITEMAVGAAVDRDYDTAIEVRELYEEIGDREHDILHDLDEMTNESLLEVREVLVSLQHTGEYAVRNAEIATNLALNEESEHTTIK, encoded by the coding sequence ATGGAAACGAGGAAAGTCCAGCGACTGGGGCCGTCGACTCTCGCGATGACCCTGCCCGCGGAGTGGGCCTCCGCACACGACGTCGAGAAGGGCGACGAGGTGTCGCTACGCCTGGGTGGCAAGGGGACCCTGACCGTCCTCCCCGAGTCCGTCCAGTCCGAGGAATCGGAAGCGATCATCCACGCCGTCGACCTCGACGCGTCGTCCGTCGAGCGCGCCATCGTCGCGCAGTACGTGCTCGGCCGACGGATCATCCACGTCGACGCCGGCGAGGAGGGGTCGCTCACCTCGTCACACATCAACGCCGTCTACAACGCAGAGACCCAGCTGATGGGGCTGGGCGTCGTCGAGGAGACGCCCGAGCGGATCACGATCCGCTGCTCCGTCGACCCGGAGGACTTCACGCTCGACAACCTCCTGGAGCGCCTGGAGTCGACCGGCTCCACGATGCGTAACGAGGCGGTCAAGGCGCTGGCGCACGGCAACCCCGACCTGGCCCAGCGCGCGCTCAACCGCGAGCGGCAGGCGAACAAGATCTTCGTCCTCCTGCTGCGGCTGATCTTCACGTCGTTCCAGAACCCGAACCTCGCCCGCGCGGTCGGCCTGGAGGACGGCTTCCCGCTGATCGGCTACCGATCGATCGCCAAGAACCTCGAACTGACGGCGGACAACGCCGAGGACATCGCGGAGATCGCCCTCGAAGCGGACGACCACTCGCTGGTCGTCGACGAGTCCACGATGCGGCGCATCCGGGAGTTCACCGACCAGATCAACGAGATCACCGAGATGGCCGTCGGCGCTGCCGTCGATCGGGACTACGACACCGCGATCGAGGTCCGGGAGCTGTACGAAGAGATCGGCGACCGCGAGCACGACATCCTCCACGACCTCGACGAGATGACCAACGAGAGCCTCCTCGAGGTGCGCGAGGTGCTCGTCAGCCTCCAGCACACCGGCGAGTACGCCGTCCGGAACGCCGAGATCGCGACCAACCTCGCCCTCAACGAGGAGTCCGAGCACACGACGATCAAGTGA
- a CDS encoding DUF7123 family protein — protein sequence MGEFSEEDRRILDYLRDSVARGESYFRAKHIAEQLELSAKQVGARLPRLAEEADEVEIEKWGRSRSTTWRVEPSSG from the coding sequence ATGGGTGAGTTCAGCGAAGAGGATCGGCGCATCCTCGATTATCTCCGGGACAGCGTCGCCCGCGGCGAAAGTTACTTCAGGGCGAAGCACATCGCGGAACAGCTCGAGCTCTCCGCGAAGCAGGTCGGCGCGAGGCTCCCACGACTCGCAGAGGAGGCCGACGAGGTCGAGATCGAGAAGTGGGGTCGGTCGCGCTCGACCACGTGGCGAGTCGAACCGAGCAGCGGGTAG
- a CDS encoding tRNA (cytidine(56)-2'-O)-methyltransferase gives MQDEPEVAVLRLGHRPGRDERTTTHVGLTARALGADRVVLEDVASGREETVVDITDRFGGPFDVEVTDSPLGTVRGWDGRVVHLTMYGLPVQDVEGEIREAHHDEPLLVVVGAEKVPFEVYERADWNVGVTSQPHSEIAALAVFLDRLFDGRELDREWADADQVVVPQESGKRVEDAREHRRES, from the coding sequence ATGCAGGACGAACCCGAGGTCGCGGTGCTCAGGCTGGGTCACCGGCCGGGCCGCGACGAGCGCACGACGACCCACGTCGGCCTGACGGCCCGCGCGCTCGGCGCCGACAGGGTCGTACTCGAGGACGTCGCGTCCGGCCGCGAGGAGACAGTCGTCGACATCACCGACCGCTTCGGCGGCCCCTTCGACGTCGAGGTGACCGACTCGCCGCTGGGGACGGTCCGCGGCTGGGACGGTCGGGTCGTCCACCTGACCATGTACGGGCTGCCCGTCCAGGACGTCGAGGGCGAGATTCGCGAGGCCCACCACGACGAGCCGCTGCTGGTCGTCGTCGGCGCCGAGAAGGTGCCCTTCGAGGTGTACGAGCGGGCCGACTGGAACGTCGGCGTGACCAGCCAGCCCCACTCCGAGATCGCCGCGCTGGCCGTGTTCCTCGACCGGCTCTTCGACGGCCGCGAACTGGACCGCGAGTGGGCGGACGCCGACCAGGTGGTCGTCCCGCAGGAGAGCGGCAAGCGCGTCGAGGACGCTCGCGAGCATCGGCGGGAAAGCTAA
- a CDS encoding SRPBCC family protein, with translation MTVRVEREITVPAPPDRVWEFIADPDRRAEPLSVIDEWEVHDDGSATWYLSLPIPVIDSRIAIETRDQERRAPEYVRFTGTSRVMHVQGEHELEPDGEGGTRLTNRFVVEGRLPGVERFFKRNFDRELDALDAALRSDIESQS, from the coding sequence ATGACCGTCCGGGTCGAGCGGGAGATCACGGTACCGGCACCCCCCGACCGCGTCTGGGAGTTCATCGCCGACCCGGACCGGCGGGCCGAGCCCCTCAGCGTCATCGACGAGTGGGAGGTCCACGACGACGGATCGGCGACCTGGTACCTCTCGCTTCCGATCCCGGTGATCGACAGCCGGATCGCCATCGAGACGCGCGACCAGGAGCGCCGTGCCCCCGAGTACGTCCGCTTCACCGGCACGTCCCGCGTGATGCACGTCCAGGGCGAGCACGAACTGGAGCCCGACGGCGAGGGCGGGACGCGGCTGACGAACCGGTTCGTCGTGGAGGGGCGCCTGCCCGGCGTCGAGCGGTTCTTCAAGCGCAACTTCGACCGCGAACTGGACGCCCTTGACGCCGCGCTCCGGTCCGACATCGAGAGCCAGTCATGA
- a CDS encoding DUF7525 family protein, translated as MATATSSDLGIGLGLAFSIASVAAAAATAYFGYVYAIRHAAEEAAHAVQINAGLAFGAAVLAAGLAIVAIHVYEG; from the coding sequence ATGGCAACTGCAACGTCCTCGGACCTGGGAATCGGGCTGGGGCTGGCGTTCTCGATCGCATCCGTGGCCGCTGCGGCGGCCACGGCGTACTTCGGCTACGTGTACGCGATCAGGCACGCCGCCGAGGAAGCGGCCCACGCGGTCCAGATCAACGCCGGATTGGCCTTCGGCGCGGCCGTACTCGCTGCTGGCCTCGCCATCGTCGCAATCCACGTCTACGAGGGCTGA
- a CDS encoding cyclophilin-like fold protein, translating into MADLTVSVDGRELAAEWTDENPAVSDALADALPAAGNATRWGDELYFSVSLDASPASTRTEVPEGAVAYWPAGDVLCLFWGPTPASVDDEPRAAEDVAVVAEVADVSPLEDLDGGATVRVEER; encoded by the coding sequence ATGGCCGACCTCACCGTCTCCGTCGACGGCCGCGAACTCGCCGCGGAGTGGACCGACGAGAACCCCGCCGTCAGCGACGCCCTCGCCGACGCCCTGCCCGCCGCCGGCAACGCCACGCGCTGGGGCGACGAACTGTACTTCTCGGTGTCGCTCGACGCGTCGCCCGCGTCGACCCGGACCGAGGTCCCCGAGGGCGCCGTCGCCTACTGGCCGGCGGGCGACGTCCTGTGCCTGTTCTGGGGGCCGACGCCGGCCAGCGTGGACGACGAACCGCGGGCCGCAGAGGACGTGGCGGTCGTCGCGGAAGTAGCGGACGTCTCGCCGCTGGAGGATCTGGACGGCGGCGCGACCGTCCGCGTCGAGGAGCGGTAG
- a CDS encoding zinc ribbon domain-containing protein, with protein sequence MLDIVSLLQTKLGRQSASELESDAAETEQSSDLYECSTCGEVLIEPSCETCPKCESGSLQKV encoded by the coding sequence ATGCTGGACATCGTGAGTCTCCTCCAAACAAAGCTCGGTCGCCAGTCCGCGTCGGAACTCGAATCGGACGCCGCCGAGACGGAGCAGAGCTCCGACCTCTACGAGTGCTCGACGTGCGGGGAGGTCCTCATCGAACCGTCGTGTGAGACCTGTCCCAAGTGCGAGTCCGGCAGCCTCCAGAAGGTATAG
- a CDS encoding LEA type 2 family protein, translating into MARILSLLAVAGVVVVGTVGAGFAVGALGAPSVTGIHNQFGDVNESTTVIESELGIHNPNPIGVSVGDVGVDYTVRMNDVPMANGTKEGVSIGTGNSSVSLTTRMANERIPAWWYAHVRNGERTAVSVDATVSAPLVGERDVSLDQAREIETDLLSGFDSDETRPINTDGPIPRDPALYVNSTDGEWDRENLTRERTPMDLRFDVHNPKPYPYTVSKIGYTITMNDVTVGEGETDRGQVIAPGETTTIRADTAIQNERLDEWWVTHLENNQVTEMHVDFYLIFEFQGEQFRVNPDELGYTTTIETDVFGTKESDSADAGARGDGAASAEDGDQTATPSPEAGQTATSTPTSSGDDATATPTPTPTGESTPTPTGGDDGGILG; encoded by the coding sequence ATGGCCAGGATACTCTCGCTGCTAGCAGTGGCCGGCGTCGTGGTCGTCGGGACCGTCGGCGCCGGGTTCGCGGTCGGCGCGCTCGGCGCCCCGAGCGTGACCGGCATCCATAACCAGTTCGGCGACGTCAACGAGTCGACGACCGTGATCGAGTCGGAGCTGGGCATCCACAACCCCAACCCGATCGGCGTCTCCGTCGGCGACGTCGGCGTCGACTACACCGTCCGGATGAACGACGTTCCGATGGCCAACGGAACCAAGGAGGGCGTCTCGATCGGGACCGGCAACAGCAGCGTCTCGCTGACGACGCGGATGGCAAACGAGCGCATCCCGGCGTGGTGGTACGCGCACGTCCGCAACGGCGAGCGGACGGCGGTGTCGGTCGACGCGACCGTTTCCGCGCCGCTGGTGGGCGAACGCGACGTCTCACTCGACCAGGCCCGGGAGATCGAGACGGACCTCCTCTCCGGGTTCGACTCCGACGAGACGCGGCCGATCAACACGGACGGACCGATCCCCCGCGACCCGGCGCTGTACGTCAACAGCACGGACGGCGAGTGGGACCGCGAGAACCTCACCCGCGAGCGAACCCCCATGGACCTCCGGTTCGACGTCCACAACCCCAAGCCGTACCCCTACACCGTGAGCAAGATCGGCTACACGATCACGATGAACGACGTGACCGTCGGCGAGGGCGAGACCGACCGCGGACAGGTGATCGCGCCCGGCGAGACCACGACGATCCGGGCCGACACGGCCATCCAGAACGAGCGCCTCGACGAGTGGTGGGTGACCCACCTGGAGAACAATCAGGTGACCGAGATGCACGTCGACTTCTACCTGATCTTCGAGTTCCAGGGCGAGCAGTTCCGCGTCAACCCCGACGAACTGGGCTACACGACCACGATCGAGACGGACGTGTTCGGGACGAAAGAGAGCGATAGCGCCGACGCCGGAGCGAGGGGCGACGGTGCTGCGTCCGCGGAAGACGGCGACCAGACGGCCACCCCGTCGCCCGAAGCGGGCCAGACGGCCACCTCGACGCCGACGTCCAGCGGGGACGACGCGACGGCAACGCCGACTCCCACGCCGACTGGCGAGTCGACGCCCACGCCGACTGGCGGCGACGACGGCGGTATTCTGGGCTGA